The Humulus lupulus chromosome 3, drHumLupu1.1, whole genome shotgun sequence genome window below encodes:
- the LOC133824633 gene encoding protein RRP6-like 2, translated as MAEDAMNVDQSEPSKVQCLQTLINGPFASSLSNLSGSSRGIPSNKDFHYYYNFDEFRAPVQEIDTKSQSMLESVGSSSSRVWNKAMAFPVDTEEAYNWLVDVNDEIFERFDMSVDEFQRNRNSEEATGRVTNATSVVDDGFQLVCGKKKKGASQLPSGQDSTSSPGIKVATKDKKITGTKPKIPFHIPSIPRPQQEFKIFVNNVNQPFEHVWLQKSEDGKEYFHPLKQFTYMDFVDKDSDVLHIEPVKPTPVESTPFKFVEEVKDLKDLAAKLRAVNEFAVDLEHNQYRSFQGLTCLIQISTRTEDFVIDALKLRIHIGPYLREVFKDPTKRKVMHGADRDIFWLQRDFGIYICNMFDTGQASRVLKLERNSLEYLLHHFCGVTANKEYQNADWRLRPLPKEMLRYAREDTHYLLHIYDLMRMKLFSLSKESESSDISLQEVYKRSYELCIQLYEKELLTENSYLYIYGLQGAGLNAQQLAIVAGLCEWRDVVARTEDESTGYILPNKTLIEIAKQMPVTTSQLRRLVKSKHPYMEQNLGAVVSIIRSSMLNASAFEAVAEQLKEARVALASEENLVVATVESTSDGNLMDSSEHDKNGLRSSSEHPSGSGSGKSGVLKEDLTISGQREDRNTSTSLPDLAKVSAVTVQVQKKPSRAFGALLGNKISKKKTDASTKDKEEAKLEQIRASVHLPFHSFSSISEQSKPVVEAPVAVSEVPAPDVPANALAASSRLDDIIMLRTDNTDTEESKSEPGTVKDADSSSVVSSLKIDKEEEPMSLSDLSSSFQQCFQDRKAKQVDRTQISGGLQLEPFDYEAARKQVLFGEKNTKEHRKGGVGNSKGKKKSDKSRASNDEELGDFSQGRRRKAFPASGNRSSTFR; from the exons ATGGCCGAAGACGCCATGAACGTCGATCAATCCGAGCCCTCCAAGGTTCAATGCCTTCAAACGCTAATCAATGGCCCATTTGCCTCATCTCTATCCAATCTTTCAGGCTCCTCGCGCGGCATTCCGTCCAACAAAGACTTCCATTACTACTACAACTTCGATGAATTCAGGGCTCCGGTTCAAGAAATCGATACCAAATCACAGTCAATGCTCGAATCAGTTGGTTCTTCTTCGTCGCGTGTTTGGAACAAAGCGATGGCTTTTCCTGTAGATACGGAAGAGGCTTACAATTGGTTGGTGGACGTAAACGACGAGATTTTCGAGAGGTTCGACATGTCGGTGGACGAGTTTCAGAGGAATAGGAATAGCGAGGAGGCGACTGGTAGGGTGACGAATGCTACTTCGGTTGTGGATGATGGGTTTCAGTTAGTGTGTgggaagaaaaagaagggggcGAGTCAGTTGCCGAGTGGGCAGGATTCTACTTCATCCCCCGGCATTAAGGTGGCGACGAAGGATAAGAAAATCACTGGGACGAAACCGAAGATTCCATTTCATATACCGTCGATTCCGAGACCTCAACAGGAGTTCAAAATCTTTGTTAATAATGTGAACCAACCGTTTGAGCATGTTTGGTTGCAGAAGAGCGAGGATGGTAAAGAGTATTTTCACCCGCTG AAGCAGTTTACGTATATGGATTTTGTCGATAAAGATAGTGATGTTCTGCATATTGAGCCGGTAAAACCGACTCCAGTTGAGTCTACACCGTTCAAGTTTGTAGAGGAAGTAAAAGATTTAAAGGACCTAGCTGCTAAGCTGCGTGCTGTAAATGAATTTGCG GTTGATTTGGAACATAATCAATATCGTTCTTTTCAAGGATTGACTTGTTTGATACAAATCTCAACAAGAACCGAAGATTTTGTAATAGATGCTCTGAAGCTCCGAATTCATATTGGTCCATATCTTAGAGAAGTGTTCAAGGACCCAACAAAGAGAAAG GTGATGCATGGAGCAGACCGTGATATTTTTTGGCTTCAAAGAGATTTTGGCATTTACATCTGCAATATGTTTGACACCGGCCAG GCCTCAAGGGTACTGAAATTGGAGAGAAATAGTCTGGAGTATCTTCTACACCACTTTTGTGGAGTAACTGCTAATAAAGA GTACCAAAATGCAGATTGGAGATTGCGGCCACTTCCTAAGGAGATGCTTAG ATATGCTAGAGAAGATACGCACTATCTATTGCATATATATGACTTAATGAGGATGAAATTGTTCTCGCTGTCTAAGGAATCTGAAAGCTCTGATATTTCTTTACAAGAG GTTTACAAGCGCAGTTATGAATTATGTATCCAGCTCTATGAGAAAGAACTTCTGACAGAAAATTCGTATCTCTATATATATGG GTTGCAAGGAGCTGGTTTAAATGCTCAGCAGCTAGCCATTGTTGCG GGACTTTGTGAGTGGCGAGATGTTGTTGCGCGTACAGAGGATGAAAGTACTGGTTATATATTGCCAAATAAAACCCTTATTGAAATTG CTAAGCAGATGCCTGTCACTACTAGTCAGCTGCGACGATTGGTCAAGTCAAAGCACCCATACATGGAGCAGAATCTTGGTGCTGTTGTTAGCATCATTAGGTCTTCCATGCTGAATGCTTCTGCATTTGAAGCTGTTGCTGAACAACTGAAAGAGGCACGTGTGGCTTTG GCATCTGAAGAAAATTTAGTGGTTGCCACAGTGGAAAGCACCTCTGATGGCAATTTAATGGATTCTTCTGAACATGACAAGAATGGACTGAGAAGTTCTTCTGAGCATCCTAGTGGAAGTGGCAGTGGAAAGTCTGGGGTTCTGAAAGAGGATCTAACTATTTCAGGGCAGAGAGAAGACAGAAATACCAGTACTTCATTACCAGATTTAGCAAAG GTCTCTGCAGTGACTGTACAGGTGCAAAAAAAACCTAGCCGTGCTTTTGGTGCACTCCTGGGAAATAAAATCTCCAAGAAAAAGACTGATGCAAGTACAAAG GACAAGGAAGAGGCCAAGTTGGAGCAAATTAGAGCTTCTGTACACTTACCATTCCATTCATTTTCCAGCATCAGCGAGCAGTCGAAACCAGTTGTTGAAGCGCCTGTTGCAGTCTCTGAAGTTCCAGCTCCTGATGTGCCAGCGAACGCATTAGCGGCCAGCTCTAGATTGGATGATATCATAATGTTGCGGACTGATAATACTGACACTGAGGAATCAAAAAGTGAACCAGGAACTGTAAAAGATGCGGATAGCAGTTCAGTGGTGTCCAGCTTGAAGATTGATAAAGAGGAAGAACCGATGAGTCTCTCTGATTTGTCTTCAAGCTTCCAACAATGTTTCCAGGATAGGAAAGCCAAGCAAGTCGATAGAACGCAGATATCCGGTGGCTTGCAGCTGGAGCCATTTGACTATGAAGCAGCAAGGAAGCAGGTTCTATTTGGAGAGAAGAATACAAAAGAACATAGGAAAGGTGGTGTTGGCAATTCTAAGGGCAAGAAA